The region TAAAGTTTTATTTATACAATCCAACAACAGCATTTTTACCATTCTCAGGACTTAGTTTTGCATATCTCATTGTTTGCTCTATTTTCTTATGATCCATTAATTTTTGAATAGTAAATATAGGAACTCCATTTATAGCTAAATGTGAAGCAAAAGTATGTCTAAAAGTATGTAAAACAACTCTATTTCTAGTATCTTTACTATCTAATCCCTCATTGAATAACTTATCTAGTATTGGTTTTATTCTACTTTGAATATTTTTAGATGTTAATTTTCTCTCGTGTTCATTTGTAAAACTTATTACATAATCATTCATTCTTAACTCTAATAAATATGGTTTTAATCTATTTACTAAATCTTCTTGCAAAAAACCTGTATATGTATTATCTGTTTTTAGATTTTTTAATGTAATAGTTCCATTATCTAAATTTACATCTTTCTTTTGGATATGTAATATAGTTTCAAGTCTTCCACCTGTTTGTAATGATATATCTAAAAATAGATTTACTAAAAAAGAATCATACCTCTTATCTAATTGCTCTTTTAATAAATTAATTTCATCTAGTGTTAAATATCTTTCTCTACCATTATCTACTTTAAATCTAGGAATTCCAAGACAAGGATTAATATATTTCAATCCTCTTTCTTTTATATTGTGATTTATAATAGCTGAAAAAAGTTCTCTAATACCATTTACTGTTTGAGGTGTTCTTCCCATTGATACAATATTTTTTAGAAAAGCTCTAATTTTAATTTTATCAATACTATTAATATCCATATCACCAAAAATAGGTTTTATATATTTTTCATATCTAGATATTCTTTCTTTTTTAGTCTCTTTATCTTTGAAGTACAATTGAGCTATTTTATCATATGTAATCGATTCAACTTTTTTCTTTTTAGCAACTATTGTAATATCCTCACCATGTTTTATTTTACTTAGTTGTTCACTTCTTAAAGTAAAAGCTATATTCTCTCTCATACCTTCTGAATACTTACCAACTTTAACCCAAATCATTTTTCTTTCATCAGGTTTTCTATATGTAAAATAAAAAGCTTTATCTCCTTTTGATAATTCGTTATAATATACTCCAGTGTATCGCTTAGATTTAATCAAACTAATCTCCTCTTTTTCTAGCCTATTTCTATCCATAAAAGCAAAAATATAATAAAATATGCTTAAATCTGATAATAGAAGTATAACATAGAAATAAAGGTTTTAAGGGCTATAGAGAAGTTTTGATTAGTTATGATGAGATTTAAAAATAACGTTTTTTTGTAGATACGAATCTAGGCTGTAATAATTCGTTATTTCCATTAAATAGGGGCTTACGCCTCTGTTTAAGCTACATTTTGAAACTCCATTTCTAACCTATTTATAACTTCAAATTAATTTATCACTTTTTTATTAAGATATTTAAGAATTTCTTTTATACAAAAAATAACATCATTTTTACAAAATCTAACAAAAACTTAACATTTATCAACATTTTATAACAAGATAGATTTTTGGTAAAGTATTGGTTTTATTTAGTTTTTTATATGTTTGGGTTTTAATCCTACTTTTTTAAAAAACTCTTTTGTGTTTTTCTTGGTATATTCACTATAAGAGTAATAATCATCTTCTGAAAATAGTTTATTTAGTTTTATAATCTCATTACCAACTAATGATAAGTTAAATTCTTTGTTAGGGATTGATATTTCATTTCTTAAAAGTCTTGCACAAAATAAGCATAAACTTGATGAATAGTTTAAAAGTTCCACTTGGTTTATATATTCACTTTTTCTACCTCTTGGATTAGTCTCTAATCTATTTAAAGGTTTTAATCTTTTTAGTTGTTGTATATTGTTGTTAAATCTCATTTAATTTAATATCTAACTTTTCTTTTGTTCCAAATTCATTGGTAAGAGTTATCTTTGTATCTGCATTAACTGTTTTTTCAATTCTATCTATTTGAAATAAAATATCATTTCTTATTGTATATAAGTCTTTAATAGATACATTTTTTAAATCTGCATTTAAAATACTATCATCTATTTTATCAAGTTGTTTAAGTAGTGTCTCATACCTATTCTTTTTATTCCAACTGTATGCCTCTTTTATTTCGATAAAGGCTTGAAACTGTAAGTCTTTAATCTCATCTTCATAGTATTTACTCCATTGTATTAATGTAGGTTTTGAAGCTTTTAATTTAGTTGCAATTTTATCAAAGCTTATTCCCTCTGCTCTAAGGATTATAAAATCTCTATGTTTATCAGTCATTTCCATTTAGCACCTCATCAATAATCACATCATAGTATTTATTTATAGTAACATAAGCAATACCAGTTCTTTTATGTATTTGATACTTTGTAGGCTTCATATCTTCATCTAAAAGGCTTTTAATTGTTTCTTGGATTGATTGCTTAACTCTTTGAGTTTTTATCTTTCTTGCTTGTTGAAGAGTGTTATCTGTTGTAAGTGGTTTTATTTGTTCTAATTGTTCATAGATAGATAAGTTACTATCCTTTACAATCTTTTTAATTTCTTTTAAAAGTTCTTCATCAATATCTATAATCATAAATAGCCTTTTTATAGTATAATTTAGTTATATTATACCATAAAACAAATATCTACAATAAAGTTAAATTAATCTATACTATTATTATTTTAAAAAGACTATAAAACTTTCTTTATATAAAAAGGATTTAAATTATGAAGTTAACAATATTAATTGCAATAATTGTTTCTATCTTTACTGGCTGTGCAGGTTCTTTCCCTCTCTATATACATTCAGATTCAAATCTCAAAAAAAAATATGTAAATATTAATGAACCTAATTTAAATATAATCACAACTACTGAAATTGGTCAAAATATGTATTCTAAATCATATTTGTATTATGACGATACTTACGATATAAAACTAAAAGATATAGCAATAGGTAAAGAAGGAAGCATATGGGTTGATAGTTCTGCATCTACAAAAACAAGTGCAGGAATAAAAAATCAATTTGAACAAAAATATATAAAAAAATTAAGAAAAGTTGATAATAAATTTAATGCAATGTGCTACACAACTTGGATTTGTTTAACTGATTTAAACAATGATAAAGAATTTACTCATTTTAGTGCATTTGGCACTCCAGACTATGGGAAACTAAATAGTCCAGTAAAATATGAGATTACACAATCAACATCTTTTCAAGAAGATTCTTTCAAATATATAGCATTATATCAAGGTAAAAAAAACAATATTATAAAAATTTCTTTTAGAGAATTTAAAAATAATATGGCTCGACCTGCATTTACTCAAGATATAGAATATGAATTAGATAAAGATGGTACTGCATTAATTGGATTTAAAGGATTAAGAATAAAAGTTCTTAAAGTTACTAATTTTGATATTACATATAAAGTAATAAAAGATTATGATTAATACTCAAAGGGTAAACTACCCTCTAAGTATTTCATAACTTTTATGAGTTCTTCTATCTGTTAAAAGTTCATTTTGTAACTTCAAATATTCATAACTAAAACTTGAACTATTAAAGTATCGTATAGCCATTCTCTCAATATCCTTTAAATAATCATCAAGGTTAAAACCTTTATATTTAAACTTAACATTGATTGTAACCTCTAACCTTTTCCAGTTCTTCAATTCATCATCAAGTTTTTTATGTTTACTCTCTTTGAAGTATTTATCATAAAGAAGAATTTTTTTAAACTTGTCTGCATCTTCTTCCACATTTGCAGGAGCATTTATATAAAAAGATGTATAAAACAAATTAGTATCACTAAAACTATTTATGTACTCTTGAAATAGATAATAAAATTGATTGATATTCTCTTTATTAATTGGAGCTTCATTCTCTCCATCAAAACAAATATCCATATCACTAATTTTAAATCTATTCACAAATAAGCATAAGATTTTATATGTATCAATACTAATATTTTTTGTGGGCTGTCTAAGACCAGTAAACACAATTTCACAATAAAAGTTTTTAGCTTTTTTTCTGCTCTTTGATGTGCCAACACTTTCATAATTGTATTTTATAAGTATGTATGCACTTACATTTTTAACATTTGATATTTTAATGAACTTGACTACATAGTCGCTATTCTTCTTAATCTCATTTTTGTCTATGAAATTATTGATAATGTAATTCTCACATTTATCTGCTATTACTAAATTATGTTTAATCACAAACTTTTCAAGTGTTGAAGATGGTATAATAAAGCGAATCGTATCTATTCCTACACTATTAAGAAAAATAGTTATTTCTTGGTGTTTAATTGCTATTAGAAACACATATTAAGAAACAAGTACAAATTTGCTTTTATTCAATCACTCACAAAGCCTTAGAATAAGGCTCTATGAGTTGCTTTTATACCATCATCATAAATCACTTTGTATCTACCGTTTTTGTCGGATTTTGTTTGTGATTATTTTTTGATACTCTTCCATACTCAATAAAGTTTAAAACTTTTTTTGTTGAATAAATTTCTAAAAGTTTTTTTGCTTTAGTAATATTTGATTCACTTGGTACAAGAATATAAGGTTTATAGTAAGAATATGTCGTTTCTTTTGAAATATCCTCTATAAACTCTATACCCTCTTTTACCAAATCACATTTTACATTTTCGATTCTTGAAGTAAGATAGAAAATTGT is a window of Halarcobacter sp. DNA encoding:
- a CDS encoding site-specific integrase; translation: MIKSKRYTGVYYNELSKGDKAFYFTYRKPDERKMIWVKVGKYSEGMRENIAFTLRSEQLSKIKHGEDITIVAKKKKVESITYDKIAQLYFKDKETKKERISRYEKYIKPIFGDMDINSIDKIKIRAFLKNIVSMGRTPQTVNGIRELFSAIINHNIKERGLKYINPCLGIPRFKVDNGRERYLTLDEINLLKEQLDKRYDSFLVNLFLDISLQTGGRLETILHIQKKDVNLDNGTITLKNLKTDNTYTGFLQEDLVNRLKPYLLELRMNDYVISFTNEHERKLTSKNIQSRIKPILDKLFNEGLDSKDTRNRVVLHTFRHTFASHLAINGVPIFTIQKLMDHKKIEQTMRYAKLSPENGKNAVVGLYK